Proteins from one Natrinema salinisoli genomic window:
- the larE gene encoding ATP-dependent sacrificial sulfur transferase LarE: MTTVEPKLQAARDDLAARDGVVVAFSGGVDSSVVAALAHDALGEDAVACTAKSETLPEAELEDAKRVAREIGIRHEIVSFSELESDAFVENDDDRCYHCRTMRLGEMLETARELGAGTVCDGTNADDPGAGHRPGLQAVEELDVHSPLLAHDISKSEVREIADRYDLSVAEKPSMACLSSRIPTGLEVTEDRLTRIERAEALLRQWGFDQFRVRDHDGLARIEVAPDELERALNREFVETVRAELSNLGFDHVTLDLHGYRTGSVSPETEEEESAVESSTND, translated from the coding sequence ATGACAACGGTCGAGCCGAAACTTCAGGCCGCCCGCGACGACCTCGCGGCTCGTGACGGCGTCGTCGTCGCCTTCTCCGGCGGCGTCGACTCGAGCGTGGTGGCCGCACTGGCCCACGACGCGCTCGGCGAGGACGCGGTCGCCTGCACCGCGAAGAGCGAGACGCTCCCCGAGGCCGAACTCGAGGACGCAAAGCGGGTCGCACGCGAGATCGGCATCCGCCACGAGATCGTCTCCTTCTCCGAGCTCGAGAGCGACGCGTTCGTCGAGAACGACGACGACCGCTGCTATCACTGTCGAACGATGCGACTCGGCGAGATGCTCGAGACCGCCCGCGAACTCGGCGCGGGGACGGTCTGCGACGGGACGAACGCCGACGATCCCGGCGCGGGCCACCGACCCGGACTGCAGGCGGTCGAGGAGTTGGACGTCCACTCGCCGCTGCTCGCCCACGACATTTCGAAGAGCGAGGTCCGCGAGATCGCCGACCGATACGATCTCTCCGTCGCCGAGAAACCCTCGATGGCCTGTCTCTCTTCCCGGATACCCACCGGGCTCGAGGTCACCGAGGACCGGCTCACGCGAATCGAACGGGCCGAGGCGCTGCTCCGCCAGTGGGGGTTCGACCAGTTCCGCGTCCGCGACCACGACGGGCTCGCCCGCATCGAGGTCGCGCCCGACGAACTCGAGCGCGCCCTGAATCGGGAGTTCGTCGAGACGGTTCGCGCGGAGCTGTCGAACCTCGGCTTCGATCACGTCACGCTCGACCTCCACGGCTACCGGACCGGCAGCGTCAGCCCCGAAACCGAGGAGGAAGAGTCGGCCGTCGAGTCCTCGACCAATGATTAA
- a CDS encoding sensor histidine kinase, with translation MPDPIRILSVNDESDNPGLLTARLDRPSGRFDVRTEPTAGKALDRLETVPASIDCIVSEYRLAGGRNGLELLAAVRDAHPDLPFVLYTDAGSEAVASEAISLGVTEYLRKSADGAADRLADRITTAVERYRRRKQRREDSNLLAAIFDHVPIHLFVKDAEGRHVRVSRHLTERTTHDTDALLVDSFTRDEILGRTDREIATTEHERQAYDDDMRVVETGEPIINKEEYSPLSDEWNLTSKVPWCNEDGTVQGLIGISHRITERKRYEQELERQNKRLNEFTSIVSHDLRNPLNVAQGRLEEARASDDNDHLAAVAESHDRMESLIDNLLLVAREGEAVTEFKSVRLAELADACWHTVDTAGAELTVETDAVISADRDRVKQLLENLFRNAVEHSSTSPRSHAHEDAAEHGGSDVTVTVGRIGGGPDFYVADDGPGIPPAKRERVLERGYSTRTDGTGFGLSIVAQIAEAHGWSVSVTEGEDGGARFEITGVDDAACRR, from the coding sequence ATGCCCGACCCGATCCGGATTCTTTCCGTGAACGACGAGTCCGATAATCCGGGTCTGCTGACCGCTCGGTTGGACAGGCCATCTGGCCGATTCGATGTCCGTACGGAGCCCACCGCTGGAAAGGCACTCGATCGGCTCGAAACCGTACCGGCATCGATCGACTGCATCGTGTCCGAATATCGACTCGCCGGCGGACGCAACGGACTCGAACTCCTCGCGGCAGTCCGCGACGCGCACCCCGACCTCCCCTTCGTTCTCTACACCGACGCGGGTTCAGAAGCCGTCGCGAGCGAGGCCATCTCGCTCGGCGTGACGGAGTATCTACGGAAATCGGCAGACGGAGCTGCCGATCGACTCGCCGATCGGATTACGACCGCCGTCGAACGATACCGACGCCGGAAACAGCGACGGGAGGACAGTAATCTGCTGGCGGCGATCTTCGATCACGTCCCGATACACCTGTTCGTGAAAGATGCGGAGGGACGACACGTCCGCGTGAGCAGACACCTCACCGAGCGGACAACGCACGATACGGACGCCCTGCTAGTCGATTCGTTCACCCGGGACGAGATACTCGGTCGAACCGATCGCGAAATCGCGACCACCGAACACGAGCGCCAGGCGTACGACGACGATATGCGCGTCGTCGAGACGGGCGAGCCGATCATCAACAAAGAGGAGTACAGTCCGCTTTCCGACGAGTGGAACCTGACCTCGAAAGTCCCCTGGTGCAACGAGGACGGAACCGTACAGGGCCTCATCGGGATCAGTCACCGCATCACGGAACGGAAACGCTACGAGCAGGAACTCGAGCGCCAGAACAAGCGGCTCAACGAGTTCACCAGTATCGTATCCCACGACCTTCGAAACCCGCTGAACGTCGCGCAGGGGCGTCTCGAGGAGGCCAGAGCGTCGGACGACAACGACCACCTCGCTGCCGTCGCGGAGTCGCACGATCGGATGGAGTCGCTGATCGACAACCTGTTGCTGGTGGCGCGGGAAGGTGAAGCGGTAACCGAGTTCAAGTCCGTCCGACTGGCCGAACTCGCTGACGCCTGCTGGCACACCGTTGACACGGCGGGAGCCGAACTCACCGTCGAGACGGACGCGGTGATCAGTGCCGATCGAGACAGAGTGAAACAGCTCCTCGAGAACCTGTTTCGGAACGCTGTGGAGCATAGCTCCACAAGCCCTCGTTCACACGCTCACGAGGACGCCGCGGAGCACGGCGGATCGGACGTGACGGTGACGGTCGGCCGTATCGGCGGCGGCCCCGATTTCTACGTCGCCGACGACGGCCCCGGAATTCCGCCTGCCAAGCGCGAACGGGTACTCGAGCGGGGCTATTCGACGAGGACCGACGGAACGGGATTCGGACTGTCTATCGTCGCGCAAATCGCGGAAGCGCACGGCTGGTCGGTGTCGGTCACCGAGGGGGAAGACGGCGGTGCACGGTTCGAGATCACGGGCGTCGACGACGCCGCTTGCCGCCGGTGA
- a CDS encoding aldo/keto reductase: MNHRRLGSTGRDVSEVGLGTWNIGGDWGDVADETGRDVVRAALDAGVDFVDTADVYGDGRSERHIGRVLDERDAHDDVFVATKAGRRLEPHEADGYDYDHLSAFVDRSRENLGEETLDLLQLHCPPTAAYYQPSTFDALERLADEGKIAHAGVSVEKVEEALKAIEYDVVETVQLIFNPFRQRPAELFFERARAEDIGVIVRVPYASGLLTGALERDQTFPEDDHRNYNREGEAFDVGETFAGVPYETGHDAVDALEAHVPDDLSLAELTLRWILDHEAVSTVIPGTTSPDHVRSNAAVSELPPLSNRVHGAVRDVYEEYVFEHVHHRW; the protein is encoded by the coding sequence ATGAACCATCGACGACTCGGTTCGACCGGACGCGACGTCTCCGAGGTCGGCCTCGGGACGTGGAATATCGGCGGCGACTGGGGCGACGTGGCCGACGAGACCGGCCGCGACGTCGTCCGCGCTGCCCTCGACGCGGGGGTCGACTTCGTCGACACCGCGGACGTGTACGGCGACGGCCGCAGCGAACGCCACATCGGCCGCGTCCTCGACGAACGGGACGCCCACGACGACGTGTTCGTCGCGACGAAAGCGGGGCGACGCCTCGAGCCCCACGAGGCCGACGGCTACGACTACGACCACCTCTCCGCGTTCGTCGACCGGAGCCGCGAGAATCTCGGCGAGGAAACCCTCGACCTCCTTCAGTTGCACTGCCCGCCGACGGCGGCGTACTACCAGCCGTCGACCTTCGACGCGCTAGAGCGACTCGCCGACGAGGGAAAGATCGCTCACGCCGGCGTGAGCGTCGAAAAAGTCGAGGAAGCGCTCAAGGCGATCGAGTACGACGTCGTCGAGACCGTCCAGCTCATCTTCAACCCGTTCCGCCAGCGGCCCGCGGAGCTGTTCTTCGAACGCGCCCGGGCGGAAGATATCGGCGTGATCGTCCGGGTCCCGTACGCCTCGGGGCTGCTGACCGGCGCGCTCGAGCGCGACCAGACGTTCCCCGAGGACGATCATCGCAATTACAACCGGGAGGGCGAGGCCTTCGACGTCGGCGAGACGTTCGCGGGCGTTCCCTACGAAACGGGTCACGACGCCGTCGACGCGCTCGAGGCCCACGTGCCCGACGACCTGTCGCTGGCAGAACTCACGCTCCGGTGGATCCTGGACCACGAGGCGGTTTCGACGGTCATCCCCGGGACCACGTCGCCGGACCACGTCCGCAGCAACGCCGCCGTCTCGGAGCTCCCGCCGCTCTCGAATCGGGTTCACGGGGCCGTTCGGGACGTCTACGAGGAGTACGTGTTCGAACACGTCCACCATCGCTGGTAG
- a CDS encoding Gfo/Idh/MocA family protein, translated as MDFGVLSTAGIAQKAFLPGIEASDHDVTAIASRDEADARVVAAEYDIEASYGDYGDLIENADVDALYIPLPNALHAEWTKRAADAGLDVLCEKPLAVDAAEACDVVDHCADRGVTLMEAFMYRYHPRTERAFALARDELEDVRSVTATFKFRLDRTGDIRLSPELAGGSLMDVGCYPVSVVRQVLGEPERAYASAVDTRDAGVDSELTGILEYADGATGRVSSSFDTETVQRYRIEGTNGWIEVENAFDVPDGRLELEYRIDGRRGVETFDPVNQFRLEIDHFADCVAAGRTPRTDGDEAIANMRVLDALSESADRDRPVEI; from the coding sequence ATGGATTTCGGCGTTCTCAGTACGGCGGGCATCGCACAGAAGGCGTTCCTCCCGGGAATCGAAGCCAGCGACCACGACGTGACGGCGATCGCGTCTCGCGACGAAGCCGACGCGCGCGTCGTCGCAGCGGAGTACGATATCGAGGCGTCCTACGGCGACTACGGCGACCTCATCGAGAACGCCGACGTCGACGCCCTCTACATCCCGCTGCCGAACGCCCTGCACGCGGAGTGGACGAAACGCGCGGCCGACGCCGGACTCGACGTCCTCTGCGAGAAGCCCCTCGCAGTCGATGCGGCCGAGGCGTGCGACGTCGTCGACCACTGTGCGGACCGGGGTGTGACCCTGATGGAAGCGTTCATGTACCGATATCATCCGCGGACCGAGCGCGCGTTCGCCCTGGCGCGCGACGAACTAGAAGACGTCCGCTCGGTGACGGCGACGTTCAAATTCCGGCTCGACCGGACGGGAGACATCCGCCTCTCGCCCGAGCTGGCGGGCGGGAGCCTGATGGACGTCGGCTGTTACCCCGTCTCCGTGGTGCGTCAGGTCCTCGGCGAACCGGAGCGGGCGTACGCGTCCGCAGTCGACACCCGCGACGCCGGCGTCGATTCGGAGTTGACCGGGATCCTCGAGTACGCCGACGGGGCGACCGGTCGCGTCTCGTCGAGTTTCGACACGGAAACCGTCCAGCGCTACCGGATCGAGGGAACCAACGGCTGGATCGAGGTCGAGAACGCGTTCGACGTGCCCGACGGCAGGCTCGAACTCGAGTACCGGATCGACGGCCGCCGCGGCGTCGAGACGTTCGATCCAGTCAACCAGTTCCGGCTCGAGATCGATCACTTCGCCGACTGCGTCGCCGCCGGCCGGACCCCGCGGACGGACGGCGACGAGGCGATCGCCAATATGCGGGTGCTCGACGCACTGTCGGAAAGCGCCGATCGCGATCGTCCCGTCGAGATCTGA
- a CDS encoding DUF368 domain-containing protein has product MEYERTDVPVDRLELLRAYGYGLCMGAADALPGVSGGTVALLLGFYSRLIAAITAFTPRRAIAVLRGYHPERRTRAREELLELDLQFLIPLGVGMVTAVVLIADVVSSLAETHPIAIFGFFTGLIAASAITLGRSLELSSPTHVGAAVAGATLALLVAADVLQLPGGGPLVIVFAGAIAISAMILPGISGSLILILLGQYVFLSGELSEFVRAGLGLLDDGSLAAVTGPGTTVALFMVGGIVGLVTIARVVRAALARNRGLTLVFLVSLIAGSVPAPLHNIADAHAWTTETIGLTAAWAVVGAIALFSLELLVGGFDPE; this is encoded by the coding sequence ATGGAGTATGAACGCACAGACGTCCCCGTCGATCGACTCGAACTGCTCCGGGCCTACGGCTACGGGCTCTGCATGGGCGCGGCCGACGCGCTCCCGGGCGTCTCCGGCGGTACGGTGGCGCTCTTGCTCGGGTTCTACAGCCGGCTGATCGCCGCCATCACCGCGTTTACTCCCCGCCGAGCGATCGCCGTCCTCCGGGGCTACCACCCCGAGCGGCGAACGCGAGCGCGGGAGGAGCTGCTCGAGCTGGACCTGCAGTTCCTGATTCCGCTCGGCGTCGGCATGGTCACCGCGGTCGTCCTCATCGCGGACGTCGTCTCGTCGCTCGCGGAAACCCATCCGATCGCCATCTTCGGCTTCTTTACCGGGCTGATCGCCGCCTCGGCGATCACGCTGGGTCGGAGCCTCGAGTTGTCCTCGCCCACACACGTCGGGGCTGCGGTGGCGGGTGCGACCCTCGCGTTGCTGGTCGCTGCCGACGTCCTCCAGCTCCCCGGTGGCGGTCCGCTCGTGATCGTCTTCGCCGGTGCGATCGCGATCAGTGCGATGATCCTGCCGGGGATCTCCGGCTCGCTGATCCTGATCCTGCTCGGCCAGTACGTCTTCCTCTCCGGCGAACTGAGCGAGTTCGTCCGTGCCGGCCTGGGCCTGCTCGACGACGGATCGCTCGCGGCAGTCACCGGCCCGGGAACGACCGTCGCGCTGTTCATGGTCGGCGGAATCGTCGGCCTCGTCACGATCGCTCGAGTCGTACGTGCCGCACTGGCCCGCAATCGCGGCCTGACTCTCGTCTTCCTGGTGAGTCTCATCGCTGGGTCGGTTCCCGCCCCGTTGCACAACATCGCCGACGCACACGCGTGGACGACGGAGACGATCGGGTTAACGGCCGCGTGGGCAGTGGTTGGAGCGATCGCCCTGTTCTCGCTCGAGCTCCTCGTCGGCGGGTTCGATCCGGAGTGA